Proteins from a single region of Urocitellus parryii isolate mUroPar1 chromosome 4, mUroPar1.hap1, whole genome shotgun sequence:
- the LOC113178305 gene encoding olfactory receptor 5T1-like codes for MSGIPSNMDLSRIQFNNATEVTMFILLGFTDDFYLQVFLFLLFLGIYLFTLIGNLGLVVLVIEDSRLHNPMYYFLSVLSFLDACYSTVVTPNMLVNFLAKKKSISLFGCETQMFLFVTFGTTECFLLAAMAYDHYVAIYNPLLYSVSMSPRIYVPLIIVSYVGGISHATIHTVATFSLSFCGSNEIRHVFCDIPPLLAISCSDTHTNQLLLFYFVGSIEIVTILIFLVSYCFILLAILKMHSAEGRRKVFSTCGSHLTGVSIYHWTILFMYVRPSSSYALDHDMIVSIFYTIVIPMLNPIIYSLRNKDVKEAVKKLLERNLFKNKVHFKN; via the coding sequence ATGTCAGGGATACCATCAAATATGGATTTATCCAGGATTCAGTTCAACAATGCTACTGAAGTCACAATGTTTATATTATTAGGCTTCACAGATGATTTCTACCTGCaagttttcctatttttactatttcttgGCATCTATCTTTTTACTTTGATAGGAAATTTGGGACTGGTTGTATTGGTCATTGAGGATTCCAGGCTCCACAACCCCATGTACTACTTTCTGAGTGTCTTATCATTCTTGGATGCCTGCTATTCCACTGTTGTCACCCCAAATATGTTGGTCAATTTCCTGGCAAAGAAAAAATCCATTTCACTTTTTGGATGTGAAACACAGATGTTTCTCTTTGTTACTTTTGGAACCACAGAATGCTTTCTCTTGGCTGCAATGGCTTATGATCACTATGTGGCCATCTACAACCCACTTCTGTATTCAGTGAGCATGTCACCCAGGATCTATGTGCCACTCATCATTGTTTCCTATGTTGGTGGCATTTCACACGCTACTATACACACAGTGGCCACTTTTAGCCTATCATTCTGTGGGTCCAATGAAATCAgacatgttttctgtgatatCCCTCCTCTCCTTGCTATTTCTTGTTCTGATACTCACACCAACCAGCTTCTCCTCTTCTACTTTGTGGGCTCTATTGAGATAGTCACTATCCTGATTTTCCTAGTCTCCTATTGCTTCATCCTGTTGGCCATTCTGAAGATGCATTCTGCCGAAGGGAGGAGGAAAGTTTTCTCTACCTGTGGCTCCCACCTGACTGGAGTGTCCATTTATCATTGGACCATCCTCTTCATGTATGTGAGACCGAGTTCCAGCTATGCCTTGGATCATGATATGATAGTATCAATATTTTACACCATTGTGATTCCCATGCTGAATCCCATTATATACAGCTTGAGAAACAAAGATGTAAAAGAGGCAGTGAAAAAATTACTTGAGAGAAATTTgttcaaaaataaagtacattttaaaaattga